In Terriglobales bacterium, the sequence CAGGACCAGGTACTTCCTGAGGTTCACAGGGACCTTCTCAGACCTCGACCGCTTCTGCGGTGTGGTCGCGAACGGAATCGTCCGCCGGGCCGGAAGGCGGCGCCGCGGGAGGCCCCGTCTGGGCGCGACGGTCTTTCACGTAGCGTTTGCGCTGCGAGCGCAGCGCCAGGAAAGCCTTGGCTTCTTTGTACAGACGCTTGCGCTCGGTGGAGTCGAAGACCGCCTTCCGGACGATGCGGAAGACCGCCTTGGGGCGGAAGTAGTACTCGTCGTAGAAGCGGTGTACCGCCTCCATGATCTCCTCGCGCGGCAGGCCGGGATACTCGATGTGGGCGAGCTGGTGGCCGCCTTCGTCCACCATCTGCTGCTCGTTGATGATGAAGCCGTTCTTCTTGGCGAAGTCGTAGAGCTCGGTGCCGGGATAGGCGTGGGCGATGGACACCTGGATGGTCTCGACGTCCAGGGACTTCGCGAAGCGGATGGTCTTCTCCACGGTCTCGCGGGTCTCGCCGGGCAGGCCCAGGATGAAGTCGCCATGCACCACCAGCCCCAGCTTCTTGCAGTCCTTGGTGAACTGGACGGCGCGCTCGACCGTCGCCCCCTTCTTGATGTTCTTCAGGATCTGCTGGTCGCCGGACTCGTAGCCCACGATCAGCAGGCGGCACCCGGCTTCCTTCATGGCCTTCAGGGTCTCGTAGTCAGTGGTGACGCGCGAGGTGCAGGACCAGGTCAGCTTCAGCGGCTTCAGCTTCTCGCACAGCTCGATGGTGCGCGCCTTCTGGATGTTGAAGGTGTCGTCGTCGAAGAAGAATTCCTTCACGTAGGGCCAGTATTCCTTGGCCTTGGCCATCTCGCGGGCGACGCGCTCGCTGGAGCGCTTGCGCCAGGGATGCCCGCTCAGGGTCTGCGGCCACAGGCAGAAGGTGCACTGCGCCGGGCAGCCGCGGGTGGTGTAGAGCGAGACGAAGGGATAGAGCAGGAAGGGGACGTTGTAGCGGCGCACATCCAGGTCGCGCCGGTAGACGTCGGTGACGTCGGGCAGCGCGTCCAGATCGGCGAGCTGGGGGCGGTCGGGGTTGTGGGCGATGCCCCCGTTCTTGCGATAGGAGATGCCCAGGATCTCCGCCAGGGGCTTGCCCTGGGCGAACTCGGCCACCGAGTAGTCGAACTCGCGGCGGCAGACGAAGTCGATGGCGGCGCACTCCTTGAGCGCGCGCTCCGGCTCGGTGGTCACGGGCGGGCCCACGAAGGCGATCTTGATCGAGGGGTTGGCGCCCTTGATGGCCTCCGCCAGCTTGTGGTCGCCACGCCACCCCGGGCTGCTGGTGAACAGCACCAGGAACTCGTAGTCCTTGGCGATCTGGATGGTCTCCTGGGCGGAGACGTGGTGCGGGGGCGCGTCCAGCAGGCGCGAGCCCTCCAGCATCCCGGCGGGGTAGGCCAGCCAGACCGGATACCAGTAGGATTCGATCTCGCGGGTGGCCGGCCAGCGCGAACTGGCACCCCCGTCAAAATTCTCGAACGACGGCGGATTGAGGAATAAGGTCTTCAGTGGCATGGTGCCCGTATAATCCGTAAGTCTAACATCCTACGGGGCATTGCGAAAAGAAAAGCGGGGAGAGGGGAATGGGGAACCCAGGCGGGGAACCCCGGCATTAAGCGGCCCTCCGACCTCGGCGGCGGAAACCCAGCGCCGCGGCCCACAGCACGCAACCCGCCGCCACCGAGATCAGCCCCGCCACCTGCGCGTTGCTCCACATCAGCAGGGCGTCGTGGGCGGGGGCGATGACGCCCGCACCTCCGAAGCCCAGATAATAGCGCGGATTGATGCGAATGAACTCCACCAGGAAGCGGGCCAGGCCGGTCAGGATCAGGTAGTGGGAGAGCACCAGGCCCGCGGGCCGCTGGATCTCGGTCGCACGTCTCCCCTCCCGCCAGAGGAGCCAGAAGATCAACAGCCAGGCCAGGCACTCGTAGATGGGAGTGGGATGCACCCGCTCGGTGGTGGGCACCAGCCCGTTGGGAAAGCTCATGCCCCAGGGCAGGGAGGTGGGGACGCCGTAGTCGCCGTCGCCTGCCAGCAGGCAACCCAGGCGGCCGATGGCGTAGCCCACAGTGGCCGCCGGGGCGCAGACGTCGAGCATGGTCAGGTAGGGAATGCGATAGTGGCGGGAGAAAAGCCCGAGGGCGAGCAGCCCGCCCAGCACCGCCCCGAACCAGGCAAAGCCGGTATTGCTGAAGAAGATCAAGGGATGAGCCAGGAACTCGCGCGGGCTCTCCAGGTCGTGGTAGAGCTTGGAGCCCACCAGGCCGGCCACCGCGATGCCCAGGATGATGAAGTAAGCGTCGCCGGCGAGCCGCCGGCGGCGCAGGTCGGCCTGCAGGGCATAGAAGCCCGCGACCAGTCCAAGCCAGACCATCAGGCCGTAGGTGCCCAGAGTCAGCGGGCCGAGGTGGATGTAGGGATACAGACTTCCTCCAAGGAATGCAGAATGCAGAATTGAGAATGCAGAATGAACGCGCACCGTTCTGCATTCTCCATTCTCAATTCTTCATTTTCCCGTCAGCGCCCACTCCTGCAGCTTGCCGGCGGTCTTGAGCAACTGCATCTGCGCCTGGTCGAGCTGGAAGGTGGCGTCGAGCAGGGCCAGGTACTTGTCGTTCTCCAGCAGGCGGGCGCGCTCCTGGTCGCGGACGGTGGCGGTGCCCGCCACCAGCCGGATGCCGACCGCGTCGGCGTCGGCGCGAGCCAGGGTGTACTCCAGGCGGGCCACCTCGCGGGCGGCCGCCAATTGCTTGACCGCGCCCTCGAGCTTGAGGGTCTCGACCGAGAGGCGGTTCTTGACGTCCTCCGCCTGTTTCTGGGCGCGCAGGGCGGTGGCGTCCGCGGCCTGGGCGCGCGCCTTCTGCGAAAAGTTGAACAGCGGGAAGCGGATCTCCAGCCCGAAGGTGACGTTGTTGCGCTGGAACTTCTTGAAGTACTGGTCGTAGTTGTTGAACTTGGAGAACAGGCCGTATTGGCCGGCCAGGTCGATGGAGGGATAGAGCATGCGGTGCTCACCCTTGGCGCGGAAGACCATGGCGGCGGCGCGCTCGTTGGCCACCCGGACCTCCGGGTCCTGGTCGAGGGTCTTCTCGGAGACTTCCTCGGCCGGGACCGCAGGCAGTTCGGGAATAGACTCGGTGACCGTCTCGATGCTGTCGGCGGGCAGCCCGGTGAGCTGCGCCAGGCGGGCGCGCAGGACGGCGGCGCGGCTCTCGGCATCGGCCAGGTTCAGGCGCACGCGCGCGGCCGTGAGCTTGGCGCGGGTGATCTCCAGCTCGTTGTCCACCCCGGCCTGCACTCGCATGCTGACCACCTGCTCGACGCGCTGTGCCGAGCCCGCCTGCTCTTGCAGCACGTGCAGGGTGCTGCTCAGCTTGTCGAGCTCGGCGTAGACCAGGGCCGTCTCCAGGATGACCTGGTTGCGGCGGTCTTCCACGCTGATGCCGCTGGCGTTCCAGTCCGTGCGCGCGGCTTTCAGGAACTGCTGCACCGCCGGGTTGTACAGGTACTGCTGGGTGGTGACGTTGAAGACCGAAGGAGCCGCGCCTTCCAGGCTCATGGGGAAGCCGTAGCTGGCGGCGACCCCCGAGCCCACGATGATGGTGGGCAGATAGCCGTTGCGCGTCTCCAGGTAGGACTGGTGGGCGGCCTCCTGGTCGGCGGCGGCGATGGCCATGTCGCCACTGTGGTGCAGCGCCAGTTCGATGGCGCGGCGGAAGGGCAGAGGATCGCCGGCGGCGGCCGGCCGGCCCAGCGCCGCCAGCATGCAGACCAGGGTCAGCAGCCACACCGTGGAGCGAAGAAGGGCTTTCATGACACCACCTCGGAGATGGAGTTCCAGGGTCGGAGAAGGGAGTATAGCAACTGGGGAAGATGCAGGCGCGGCCGAAGCGACGGGGTTCCGGCCTCAGGGTTGCAGGCGCCGGATGCCTTCCTTGGCGGGCTTGTAGTCGGCGGCCAGCGCCAGGGCCGCTCGGTACTCGGCCAGCGCACCCGGGCGGTCGCCCTGTTTTTCCAGGACCGCTCCCAGCAACTGATGGGCCTGATTCAGAGGAGCGGACTCCACCGGCCTCCCCGACTCCAGGTACCGACGCAGCGACTGGGCCGCCAGGGGCAGGTTGCGGTCGGCGCGCAGCAGGAGCCCAGCCGCGTCGAAGAGGTCGTCGCCGTTCTTGTGGTCGGCGGCCAAGGCCTGCTGGATGGCCTGCTCCATGTCGTCGTACCGCTTGACCCGGCGGAAGAAAGAAGCCAGGTCGATCCAGGTGGGGGCCGAGCCGTGGCTGGCCTCGATGGCGGCGCGGTAGAAGCGCTCGGCTTCCCCGGGGTCGCCCTCTTTCTCCGCCAGCCGCGCCAGCACCCACATGGAGACCGGGGGATTGAGGGAGGCGATCGCCTGCGCCTGGATGCGGGCCTTGTCGCTGCTGCCGCCCAGGAACCCCGGGGCCTCGATGTAGAACTCGGCCAAGTTGGAGCGGGCCTCGACGTTGGAGCCGTCGAGTTCGACCGCGCGCTCGAATTCGCGCTTGATGCGGCCCACCATGCGGGCGGCGGTGAAGAAATTGGAGTGCTCCGCCTTCAGGCCGTCGGCGCGGGCCAGCCACATGTGGTAGTTGCTGTTGTCGGGCTGCAGGGCGATGCTGCGCTCGGCGGCGTGGACGGCGTCGTCCCAGCGCTCCTCCGCGTAATAGGCACGGGCCAGCAGGTTGAAGCCCTCGGCGTCGTTGGGGGAGGCGGCCACGCGCGCCCGCAGCAGGTTCACTGCCTCATCGATGCGGCCGGCGGCGATCATCTCCGCGGGTGCGGGCGCAGCGGGACGCGGGGGAAGGGCGGGGGCCGCGCCTGCCAGCCCCAGCAGCACCAACACCGTAGAGAAGATCCGGGTCATCGCTGGACGACGCGCACCGGCAGGCCGGAACGCAGCACCTGGCCGTTGGTCGAGCCCAACGCCACCACCGCGTCGTCCTCCAGGCCGCGCACCACCTCGATGCGGGTGAGGTCGGCGACCGAGGTTTCCACTTCGCGCCGCTGCAGTTCGCCGTCCACGACCTGGAAGACGTAATGCTGCCCGTCTTCCTGGTGGACCGCCTCGCGCGGTACGGTGAGAGCGTGGTCGTGGCGGGCGGTGGTGATGGTGACGCTGACGTTCACGTTGGGCAGCAGCTTGTGGTCCGGGTTGGGAATCTCGCAGGTGATCTGGCCGACGGTGCGAGTGCCCAGCAGGCTGACGGTGGTGGGCACGCGCGTCACCGTGCCCGCCCAGGTGCGCCCCGGAATGGCGTCCCACGCCAGGGTCACCTTCTGGCCGCGCTCCAGGCGCCCGATGTCGGGCTCGTCGACGTAGGCGGCCACCTGCACGGTGGAGAGGTCGGCCACCTGCACCAGCAGGTCGCCGGCGGCGACGTACATGCCCGGGTGGACGGGCAGGTTGTAGACGGTGCCGTCGCTGGTGGCGGTGACGTTGGACTGGCGCACCACCTCCTGGGCGGCGGCGTAGGCGGCACGGGCGTCGGCGGCCTGGGCTTGCACCTTGGCCACCTCGGGACGCGAGTAGCGGTCGCTCTTCTTCTGTTCCAGCACGCTCAGTTGGGCCTGGGCGGTCTTGAGGCGGTTCTCTGCGTTCTGCACCTCCGCCGCGGTGGCCGCCCCGTTCTGCTTGAGCTGCCGCATGGCGTCGAGATTGCGCTGCGCCGCCTCCACCTCGCCCTGCGCCTTCACCAGCTCCGCCTGGCGGTCCAGGACTTCCTCGTGGGTGCCGCCCACTTGCACCGCGTGCAGGGCGGCTTCGGCGGAGCGCAGTTGCGCCAGGGCGCGGGCCGCTTGGGCGGCGGCGTCGGCGTCGTCGAGCTGCAGCAGCAGTTGCCCCTTCTTCACCCAGTCGCCCTCGCGCACCAGCACCCGCCGCACGGTGGTGGCCAGGGGGGCGTGCGCCTCGAAGCCGTCCACCGGCTGGATCTTGCCGTTGGTGGAGATGGTATTCAGGATGGTCCGGCGCAACGCCTTCTCCGCGCGTACCGGTACCCGGCCGCGGCGCGCCGAGATGAAGGCCGCCAGCAGCAACACCCCCAGCGCGACCGCGAGCACGATGACGGAGGCGCGGTGCTTGCGCGCGAAAGCGATGGCATGATCCAAGGGCATCGGACGGCCGACGGCAGGAGAACCCTTAAGTATAAATGAATCGGAGTATCGGGCCGGTTGCAAGAGCGGCACTCCTTGCCTTTCCCCGGAGGACCGCCGGGCTCAGCCTCCCGCCGGGGCGTGCGGACTTCGGCGCTTTGAGCTTAGATGCGCGCTCCTCCCTAGGGGTGGCCGCGGTGTGACAGAATCCAGCCGGAGACAGAGTGTTCGAGTAGAATGGCGGAGATGCCGCGCGCCAAACGCTACACCCCGAAGCACGCTCGCGCCGGGCTCGGGGGGCCCTTTCCCGCCATCGAGACCTGGCCCAACCAGTTTCCCGCCTACGAGATCGTCATCGACGTTCCCGAGTTCACCTCGGTGTGTCCCAAGACCGGGCTGCCGGACTTCGGCACCCTCACCATCCGCTACATGCCGGCGCGGCAGTGTCTGGAATTGAAGTCGGTGAAGGAGTACGTGCTCGCCTACCGCAACCTGGGGATCTTCCAGGAGAACGTGGTGAACCGGGTGCTGGAGGACGTGGTGCGGGCCGCCCGCCCGGTGTGGGCGGTGGTGCGGGGGGAGTTCCGGCCGCGCGGCGGCATCGGCACGGTGGTGGAAGCGCGCTGGCCGCGGCCGAGAGGGAAGCCTCCCGCCTGAGCGCCCCGCCGCCCCGGGGACCGCCAGCCGCGGCATGGTATAGTCCCGGCCTGCGCATGCCCCCCAAGATCTATCCCCGGACCATGCTGGCGCTGCTCACCGCCATCAACTTCTTCAACTACATCGACCGCTCGGTGCTGTTCGCGGTGCAGCCGCTGATCCAGAAAGAATTCCACCGGCATGACCTGGACTTCGGCCTGCTCTCCACCGCCTTCTTCGGGACCTACATGGTGGCAGCGCCGTTCCTGGGAGCGCTGGCCGACCGCTTCCCGCGCCGGATCATCATCACCACCGGCATCCTGCTGTGGAGCGGAGCCACGCTGCTGACCGCCTTTGTCACGGATTTCAACGGTTTGCTGGTACGACACACCATCGTGGGCATCGGCGAGGCCAGCTACGCCGCGGCGGCGCCTTCGATCATCGCCGACTTGTTTCCGGAGCAGCGTCGCGGCCGCATGCTGGCCGTTTTCTTCATGGCCATCCCGGTGGGGACGGCGGTGGGCTACCTGATCGGCGGGATGCTGGGCGAGCGCTACGGCTGGCGCGCGCCCTTCTACGTGGGAGCGATCCCTGGTTTTCTGCTGGCGCTCACGCTGGTCTTTCTGCGCGAGCCCGAGCGCGGTCTCTCCGACCGGCTGCGCGAGACCCCGGAGCGCGCCAGCCTGCTGCACCTGGCGCGCAACGGCGCCTTCCTCACCGCCACCCTGGGCATGGCCATGATGACCTTCTGCCTGGGCGGCCTGCAGGTGTGGATGCCCACATTCCTCAACCGCGTGCGCGGCGTGGGCCTGGACCACGCCAACCTGATCTTCGGGGCTTCGACCGCCATCACTGGGACGGTCGGCACGCTGTTCGGAGGCTGGCTGGGCGACCGCCTGCTGCGCCGCACCCATGGAGCCTACTACCTGGTTTCGGCGGCCACCCTGGGCCTCGGAATCCCGGCGATGCTGGGGGCCATCTACCTGAGCGGACGGCCCATGTTTCCAGCGATCTTCATCGCCGAGTTCCTGCTGCTGATGAACACCGGTCCGCTCAACGCCGCCGTGATCAATTCAGTGGGCGCGCACATCCGCTCCACCGCCATCGCCGTCAACCTGTTCGTGATCCACCTGCTGGGCGACGCCTTCTCCCCCAGCCTGATCGGCTACATCTCCGACCGCAGCAACCTGCAGACCGGGTTCGTCTCGACGGTGGCCGCCATCGCGCTCTCCTCCGCCATCCTGCTCTACGGGATGCGCTTCGCCCCGCGCCTGCCCGCCAACCCCAACGCCGCGCCCGGAGCGGGGGCATGATCCAGGTCGCGGTCTGGACGCTGGGAGCTCTGCTGGCGGTGGTGTGGCTTTCGCGCGTCGTGGACGCCGCCCTGGGCATGCCGCAGGTGCCGAATCTGATCGAGGCGGCCTGGGACAAACCGGTAGCGGAGTCAAACGCGCCCCAGGTGAGCATCATCGTGCCCGCGCGCAACGAGGGAGAGTCCATCGCGCGTTGCCTGCAGTCATTGCTGGCCCTGGAGTATCCCGACTACGAGATCATCGCGGTGGACGACCGCTCCACCGACGCCACCGGGCGGATCATGGACCAGGTGGCTGCGACCGCGCCCCCATCCTCGCGGCTGAAGGTGATCCATGTGACGGAATTGCCGGCGGGCTGGCTGGGCAAGACCCACGCCATGTGGACGGCCGCCTCCCAGGCTGCGGGGGAGTGGCTGCTGTTCACCGACGGAGACATCTTCTTCCGTCCCGACACCCTGCGCCGCGTGATGGCCTGCGTGGAACAGAAGCGGCTCGATCACATGGTCCTGCTGCCCACCATGGAGATGGCGACACCCGGCGAGAGCATGATGATCGGCTTCTTCCAGGTGATGTTCACCTTCGGGCACCGCCCGTGGAAGGTCTCAGATCCCAAGACCAGGGACCACCTGGGGGCGGGTTGCTTCAACCTGGTGCGGCGCTCGGCGTATGAAACCGTGGGCGGCTATGAACGCCTGCGCCTGGCGGTGGTGGACGACATGAAGCTGGGGCAGATGGTGAAGGAACACGGCTACCGCCAGAACGTGGCCTTCGGGCGCGACCTCATCCGGCTGCACTGGGCTCCGGGCGCGCTGGGCGTGGTCCAGAACCTCACCAAGAACGCCTTCGCGGTGATGAACTTCAACCTGGCCAAGACGCTGGGCGCCGCCTTCCTCATGCTGGTGCTGAACATGGGCCCGTGGCTGGGGCTGGGGCTGGCGCACGGCTGGGCGCGGCTCGGCTACGGCCTGGCCGTGCTGGCCATCGCCCTGCTTTACCTGGGGATGTCCTGGTACTCGCCCATCTCGGCGCTCTACTTTGTGACCAATCCCCTAGGCGCGCTGATGTTCGCCTACATCCTGGTGCGCTCGGCCTTCCTGACGCTGGCGCGCGGCGGCGTGCTCTGGCGCGGCACGCTGTATTCCCTGAAGGAACTGCGGCGCGGGATGGTGTGAGCGCCTAGCGCGGCGGCTCGGGCTTTTCCACGTCCGGGGTAGGAGGCGTGTTACCCGGCGCTCCGGGCAGCGGGGGCGACTTGCTGGCGCCGCCGGTGGGGCGCTTGGGCTTAGGAGCGCCGGGAGCAGTGGCGCTGAAGCGACCGCGACGCTCCACGTCATAGTCCTTGGGGAGGGGCGGGAGCTTGGCGGCTTCCCCGCGAAGCTGGCGCGCGTGGCGCAGGATGATCTCGGCGCGCCCGCCGTAACTCTGGATGCGCCCCCAGACCTCGATGCTCTTGCCCTGCAGCCGGCGCACGTCGCCCACGTCCCTCAGGTCGCGGGTGAAGACCACCACCGTGAAGGGGCACTGGCGGTAGTCCTCGCAGAAATCCAGGAACCAGGCGCCGCCCTTCTCGCTCTCCTGGACCTTGAGCACGGTGCCGGTGACGCAGGCGTCGGCGCCGATCTTCTTGGGGGCTTCGGCGACGGGCAAGCAGCCCGCCCAAGCCAGGCTGCTCAGCAGCAGCCAGAGAGTGGCAAGGCTGTGCGCGCGTCTCAAGGCCGGGATGGCCGGGGTCAAGGTACCCTCCCAAGGGAGGACCTACCTTGCTAGTCTAACGCCGGGCGGGCTACTTGGTGGGCTCCATCTGCAGGGCGTTGTTGAAGCGGTTGAAGTAGTTGAAGAGGCCGATGACCGCGGCCAGCTCCACCACCTCACCCTCGTCGAAGTGGCGGCGCAGGTCAGCCCAGAGCTCCTCGTCCACGTGGTTGGAGTCGGTGGTCACGCGCTCGGCGAAGCGGAGGGCGACCTTCTCGCGGGCGGTGAAGTCGGCCCGCCCGGCGTACTCTGCCAGGTGGCCAAGCTGCTCCTCGCTCCATCCCAGCCGCCTTGCCAAGGCGGTGTGCGAGGCCAGTCAATACTCGCACTGGTTGATCTGGGAGACGCGCACGCTGAGCAGTTCCTTGAGCTTGGTCTCCACCGTGCCCGTCTCCATCACCGTGCGGAAGTGCGCGATCAGGGTCTTCAGGAACTGGGGGCGGTGGGCCGCGGTGCGGAACATGTTGGGGACGTTGCCGCGGACCTTGAGGTAATGCTCGTAGATGGCCTGGCTGTCGGCGTCAACCTGGGATTGGTCCAGTCGTGTGATGCGCATGGTGGACTCCTGGACGCGGCCCGGGTGGCCGCGTCCGCTGGGAAAAAGGCCTCGCGCCGCCGGGAAGGGCGGAGGCCGGGGGGCGCTGCGCCCGCCTATTTGAAGGACGCAACCGCGGCCGCTTCGTCGTCCTTGACGTCGAAGACGGTGTACAGCTTCGTGATCTGCAGCAGGTCGTGCACCTTCTTGGTGAGGTTGAGCAGCTTGAGTTCGCCGCCCTGGTTGCGCACGGTGGTGAACGCGCTGACCAGCTCGCCGATGCCGGAGCTGTCGATATAGGTCACGTCGCCCAGGTTCAACAGGATCTTCTTGTTGCCCTTGCCCACCAGGTCGCGCACCGTGTCCCGCAGGATCACGCTGCCCTCGCCCAGGGTGATGCGGCCGCTCAAATCCACGACCGTCACCCCGTTCACCTGTCTCGTGCTGGCCTTCATGGTCACTTGGAAGCCTCCTTGGTCTTCGCGGCGGGGCCGCGGTGTTTGATGAGGGTAAACTCGGTTCCCGGTTGCAGGGTGCGGATGCGCACCTCGTCCATGAACGAACGCATGAGAAAGATGCCGCGTCCCGATTGCTTGAGCAGGTTCTCCGGGGCCAGGGGATCGGGAATGTCCTTAGGATCCAGTCCCCGGCCCTGGTCGGCGATGGTCACCACCAGCGAACCTCCCGTATTCTCATAGGACACCGTCATCTTCTTGTTGGGATCATAGGCGTTGCCGTGCAGCACGGCGTTGACCGCGGCCTCGCGCACCGCCATGGAGATCTTCTGACACTCCTCCTCGGAGAAGCCGGCTTTGGCAGCCAACTGTTCCGCCGTTTCCTCGGCGGTGTTGACGCTGTCCAGGGTTGAGTCCAGGGTGTAGGAAACCCGGTTGCCCGTCATCTTGCCGATGTCCGCACCGCCTGATGGATTTTCACCGTGCGCTCGAGCCAGCTGCCTGGCCGGGTGGAGCGTGGTCCGGGGGACGCACCCTCGCGCCGCCCCCTCTTCAGGAATCCGGTAGTTTGCCTTCCGCAAGCCAGGAATGTCAACGAATAGTCCACCCCGTCACACCCCGGGGCGCAGGGACAGGATAGTGCAACCCCCGGCCGAAAGCTACCGTGGGCGGCGGCGGCTTCGGAGAGGCGCCTTCCCGCCGCGCCCCGTGCCTCCGGCAGCACGCCGCGCGACAAGCTGTGGATTCCGCCTGCGGTCTTGGGTATTCTCAGCGCAGTGGCGCTGCTGGCCCTCTCCGAGCTTCTGGGCGCTCCTGTGCAGGATTCCTCCGGAGCCAGCCGCGGGCGTGTGCGCGAGGTGGCGCTGTGCCCGCAGGAGGACCCCGTCCGCGTCGCCAGCTTCATCGTGCGCACGCGCTCCGGCGACCGTCTGCTGGCCTCGGCCAGCGTCGAACTGCTCGATCACCACGGGCTGCGGGCCGCCACCGAGGCCGCCGCGTGGCCCGCCTTCTACGGTTCCACCGAAGGCCTGCTGCTGCTGGAGCGCGACCTGCTCGACCAGCAGATCATCGACGTCCACGGGCGCAAGGTCGTGCGCGTCAACGACGTGGATTTCCTGGAAGAGCAGGTCGACCACCACGTGCAGCTCAAGGTGGGCGAGGTGGACGTGGGCATGCGCGGGGCCATCCGCCGCCTGCTCAAGGGGATCGTCCCGCGCGCTGCCCTGAACGCGCTGGTGGCCAAGCTCCCGCCCCGCACCATCCCCTGGGAGTTCGTGGATCTGATCGAGACCGACCCGGCGCGCCGGGTCAAGCTGAAGATCGCCCACGAGCGCCTGGCCCGGCTGCATCCCGCCGACATCGCCGACATCGTGGAAGAGCTGGCGCCCGCCGAGCGCGAGGCCGTCTTCGAGACCCTGGACGAGGAAGTGGCGGCCGAGGCCCTCGCCGAGGTCGATCCCAAGCTGCAGGTCTCCATCGTCGAGTCCCTGGACTCCGAACGCGCCGCCGACATCGTGGAGGAGATGAACCCCGACGCGGCCGCCGACCTGCTGGCCGACCTGCCCAAGGAGACCACGGAAGAGATCCTGGACGAGATGGCGCCGGCAGAACGCGAGGAGGTGGCGGAGCTGCTGGGCTTCGAGGAAGACACCGCCGCCGGGCGCATGACCACCGACTACCTGGCGCTGCCGCCCCACGCCACCGTCGCCGAGGCCATCGAGCACCTGCGCCACTTCGAGGGCGACGTGGAGAGCCTGAGCTCCATCTTCCTCATCAACGGCCAGGACAAGCTGGTGGGCACGGTGCCCCTGGCGCGCCTGGTGCTGGCTAAGCCCGAGACCCGCCTCTCCACCCTGCAGTCCGAGCCCCTGCTCTCCTGCAACGCCGGCGCCAACGAGAAAGAGGTCTCCGCCCTGTTCGACAAGTACAACCTGGTCACGCTGCCGGTGGTGGACGACCAGGGCCGGTTGACCGGCGTGATCACCGCCGACGACGTGATCAGCCTGCTGCGCGCCAAGCTCTGAAACCCGATCGGGTGATCTGGCGATCGAGTGATCCGGTGATCGAACCCCAGTGGTCGCAGCCGCCTGCCCTTCTTGCGTCTTCGTGCCCGTGGTTCTGAGATGCTTTACCTCTGTGCCCTCCGTGGTTAAGGAAGTTTCGTGAAAATCCTGGCTGGCGGGATTCTGCGTCCCCGTTTATCCTGAGGAGCCTTTCGAATCCCCTCGGGCTCCGCGTGCGCCATGAAGAGACGCCCCAAATGGCTCCGCCACTGGAAGACGCGACTGCTGCTGCTACTGGCAGTGATCGGGCCGGGCTTCATCACCGCCAACGTGGACAACGACGCCGGCGGCATCACCACCTACTCGCAGGCGGGCGCGCAGTTCGGCTACTCCCTGCTGTGGACCATGATCCCGGTCACCCTGGCCCTGATCGTGGTGCAGGAGATGGCCTCGCGCATGGGCGCGGTCACCGGCAAGGGGCTCAGCGACCTCATCCGCGAGGAGTTCGGCTTCCGTATCACCTTCTTCATGATGCTGGGCATCCTGCTCACCAACTTCGGCAACGTGCTGGCGGAATTCTCCGGCATCGCCCTCAGCCTGGAATTGTTCGGCATCCCCAAGTACGCCAGCGTGCCGGTGTGCGCCGTGATCGTGTGGCTGCTGGTGGTGAAGGGCCAGTACAAGAGCGTGGAGAAGGTGTTTCTGGTCGCCTCGTTCGTGTATTTCACCTACATCGTGGCCGGGCTCTTGGCCCATCCCGCCTGGAAGGAGGCGGCCCGGGCCACCATCAACCCACCCCGGCTCTCCAGCTTCGACAACCGCGACTACCTCTACATGGTGCTGGGCGTGGTGGGCACCACCATCGCCCCCTGGATGCAGTTCTACCTGCAGTCCTCGGTGGTGGAGAAAGGGGTCACCAAGAAGACCTACGCCGCCTCCCGGCTGGACGTGGTCATCGGCTGTATCTTCACCGACCTCGTGGCCTGGTTCATCATCGTGGCCTGCGCTGCCACCCTGTTCGTGCATGGCCACCGCGACATCCAGACCGCCGCCGACGCCGCCCAGGCCCTGCGTCCCCTGGCGGGC encodes:
- a CDS encoding CBS domain-containing protein, with product MGILSAVALLALSELLGAPVQDSSGASRGRVREVALCPQEDPVRVASFIVRTRSGDRLLASASVELLDHHGLRAATEAAAWPAFYGSTEGLLLLERDLLDQQIIDVHGRKVVRVNDVDFLEEQVDHHVQLKVGEVDVGMRGAIRRLLKGIVPRAALNALVAKLPPRTIPWEFVDLIETDPARRVKLKIAHERLARLHPADIADIVEELAPAEREAVFETLDEEVAAEALAEVDPKLQVSIVESLDSERAADIVEEMNPDAAADLLADLPKETTEEILDEMAPAEREEVAELLGFEEDTAAGRMTTDYLALPPHATVAEAIEHLRHFEGDVESLSSIFLINGQDKLVGTVPLARLVLAKPETRLSTLQSEPLLSCNAGANEKEVSALFDKYNLVTLPVVDDQGRLTGVITADDVISLLRAKL
- a CDS encoding Nramp family divalent metal transporter; its protein translation is MKRRPKWLRHWKTRLLLLLAVIGPGFITANVDNDAGGITTYSQAGAQFGYSLLWTMIPVTLALIVVQEMASRMGAVTGKGLSDLIREEFGFRITFFMMLGILLTNFGNVLAEFSGIALSLELFGIPKYASVPVCAVIVWLLVVKGQYKSVEKVFLVASFVYFTYIVAGLLAHPAWKEAARATINPPRLSSFDNRDYLYMVLGVVGTTIAPWMQFYLQSSVVEKGVTKKTYAASRLDVVIGCIFTDLVAWFIIVACAATLFVHGHRDIQTAADAAQALRPLAGDYAYVFFAFGLFNASLFAASILPLSTAFTVCEGLGFESGVDKKFGEAKAFYWLYTVLIAVGAGLTLWPDFPLLKVTIASQVVNGAVLPFVLIFMLLLVNKPELMGDNTNTRLFDIVAWVTAGVLILLTAGYLWTLFT